From one Burkholderia latens genomic stretch:
- the wecB gene encoding non-hydrolyzing UDP-N-acetylglucosamine 2-epimerase translates to MTIRHENILVTFGTRPEAIKMAPLVRRLKSLAGVRCAVCVTAQHRQMLDQALDLFDIVPDFDLDLMRDGQTLGNLTGQILTTLDPVLESLRPDLVLVHGDTTTTLGASLAAYYRRIPVGHVEAGLRTGNLYAPWPEEANRKMTGTLALHHFAPTETSRSNLLSEGVAAERIHVTGNTVIDALLTVTERLSREPDLAERMRAAFPFLGDERRMILVTGHRRENFGRGFEQICTALATIATRFPECRIVYPMHLNPNVREPVTRLLGDIDNIVLIEPQEYLQFVYLMSRAWLILTDSGGIQEEAPSLGKPVLVMRDTTERPEAVAAGTVRLVGTDASRLVSEVTQLWECPDVYDSMSRAHNPYGDGRASERIVELLTARTSDARTAVAAAGRFA, encoded by the coding sequence ATGACGATCCGTCATGAAAACATTCTCGTCACTTTCGGCACGCGGCCGGAAGCCATCAAGATGGCGCCCCTCGTGCGACGCCTGAAATCGCTCGCCGGCGTGCGATGCGCGGTATGCGTGACCGCACAGCATCGGCAAATGCTCGATCAGGCGCTCGACCTGTTCGACATCGTTCCAGACTTCGATCTGGACCTGATGCGTGATGGGCAGACGCTCGGCAACCTCACCGGTCAAATCCTGACGACGCTCGATCCGGTTCTCGAGTCGCTCAGGCCGGATCTGGTGCTCGTGCATGGCGACACGACGACGACGCTTGGCGCTTCGCTGGCAGCCTATTACCGCCGCATTCCCGTCGGGCACGTGGAGGCCGGGCTTCGCACGGGCAACTTGTATGCACCATGGCCGGAGGAGGCCAACCGGAAAATGACCGGCACGCTTGCGCTGCATCATTTCGCGCCGACCGAGACGTCCAGGTCGAATCTGCTGTCCGAAGGCGTGGCTGCCGAACGGATTCACGTAACGGGCAACACGGTCATTGACGCATTGCTGACGGTGACGGAGCGGCTGTCACGTGAGCCTGATTTGGCCGAGCGGATGCGTGCTGCATTTCCGTTCCTCGGCGACGAGCGTCGAATGATCCTGGTCACGGGGCACCGGCGCGAGAATTTCGGCCGGGGCTTCGAACAGATCTGCACCGCGCTGGCGACGATCGCGACGCGTTTTCCAGAGTGCCGGATCGTCTATCCGATGCATTTGAACCCGAATGTCCGCGAGCCGGTGACGCGCCTGCTCGGCGATATCGACAACATCGTGTTGATCGAACCGCAGGAATATCTGCAATTCGTCTATCTGATGAGCCGCGCATGGCTGATCCTGACCGATTCGGGAGGCATTCAGGAGGAAGCGCCGTCGCTGGGCAAGCCGGTGCTCGTGATGCGCGATACGACGGAGCGCCCGGAGGCGGTTGCGGCTGGAACGGTTCGTCTGGTGGGCACCGACGCGAGTCGGCTGGTCAGCGAGGTCACGCAGCTGTGGGAGTGCCCCGACGTGTACGACTCGATGAGCCGGGCGCACAACCCGTACGGCGACGGCCGCGCAAGCGAGCGCATCGTCGAACTGCTGACGGCTCGCACGTCCGACGCCCGCACGGCGGTAGCGGCGGCCGGCCGGTTTGCATGA
- the wecC gene encoding UDP-N-acetyl-D-mannosamine dehydrogenase, with the protein MSFDVISVIGLGYIGLPTAAAFAARRKTVVGVDVNRATVDTINRGDVHIVEPELDMLVRAAVTQGHLRATETIEPADAFLIAVPTPFGAGHKPDLSHVEAASRAIGPVLKKGDLVVLESTSPVGTTEKIASWLAAMRPDLTFPQQAGEQSDIRIAHCPERVLPGHVIRELVENDRVIGGMTRRCSEQAAELYRVFVRGECVLTDARTAEMCKLTENSFRDVNIAFANELSVICESLDINVWELIRLSNRHPRVDILQPGPGVGGHCIAVDPWFIVDSAPEHARLIRTARTVNDDKPNHVLDRIEHVAKRFREPVIACFGLAFKADIDDLRESPAVGIVGELANREIGQVIAVEPNIRQLPASLEGRVMLGEVADALARADIVVILVDHRQFKQIDPMKLHTKIVIDTRGLLARERQAA; encoded by the coding sequence ATGTCCTTCGATGTCATTTCCGTAATCGGGCTCGGCTACATCGGCTTGCCGACCGCCGCCGCATTCGCGGCGCGACGTAAAACGGTGGTCGGTGTCGACGTCAATCGCGCAACGGTCGATACGATCAATCGCGGCGACGTGCATATCGTCGAGCCGGAACTCGACATGCTGGTGCGTGCAGCCGTGACGCAGGGACATCTGCGGGCGACCGAGACGATCGAGCCGGCCGACGCCTTTCTGATCGCGGTTCCGACGCCGTTCGGTGCAGGACACAAGCCGGATCTGAGCCACGTCGAGGCGGCGAGCCGTGCGATAGGCCCCGTCCTGAAGAAAGGCGATCTCGTCGTGCTTGAATCGACGTCACCGGTCGGCACGACGGAAAAGATCGCTTCCTGGCTCGCGGCCATGCGACCCGATCTGACGTTTCCGCAACAGGCCGGCGAGCAGTCCGATATCCGGATTGCGCACTGCCCGGAGCGCGTGTTGCCCGGACATGTGATTCGCGAACTGGTGGAAAACGATCGTGTGATTGGCGGCATGACGCGACGGTGCAGCGAGCAGGCCGCGGAACTGTATCGGGTCTTCGTGCGCGGCGAGTGCGTATTGACGGATGCGCGTACAGCCGAAATGTGCAAGCTGACCGAGAACTCGTTCCGCGACGTCAATATCGCGTTCGCGAATGAGTTGTCGGTGATCTGTGAGTCGCTGGACATCAACGTGTGGGAACTGATCCGCTTGTCGAATCGGCATCCGCGAGTCGACATCCTGCAACCGGGGCCTGGCGTCGGCGGGCACTGCATCGCCGTGGATCCGTGGTTCATCGTCGATTCCGCTCCGGAGCACGCACGGCTTATCCGTACGGCGCGAACCGTCAACGACGACAAGCCGAACCACGTACTGGACCGGATCGAGCATGTCGCGAAACGCTTTCGCGAGCCGGTGATCGCGTGCTTCGGGCTCGCGTTCAAGGCCGACATAGACGATCTGCGCGAAAGTCCCGCCGTCGGCATCGTCGGCGAGCTGGCGAATCGCGAGATCGGGCAGGTCATCGCAGTCGAGCCGAACATCCGGCAGCTTCCCGCGTCGCTGGAAGGGCGTGTAATGCTCGGCGAAGTTGCCGATGCGCTCGCGCGCGCCGATATCGTGGTGATCCTCGTCGATCATCGGCAATTCAAACAGATCGATCCGATGAAGCTGCACACGAAGATCGTGATCGATACGCGCGGGTTGCTCGCGCGCGAGCGGCAGGCAGCGTGA
- a CDS encoding flippase produces the protein MSNVMRAMTSSGSRPGGAGLGRSFAAMLLWQIGMYVVPLATFPYLTRVLGPAQFGVVGYVTALTVYGTILTEWGFNLSGPRAVAQFRGDPRRLSELVWSIVGAKACLCVASCAILSAVLMVDHTLAAMSTAIWIGWLGVIANVWTLNWLLQGLERFSSFTAVALASRFVALPLTFWLVRSPADVDIAIAIQSLTSVLAAGGSMLMARRLGLLGHRHFSWRAVRAQLVDGADMFVSTASVSLFSAANTVIVGALGGPYQVGLYAAADKLKTAGNMVPAQINTVLYPRIAALFARRQPDDERAAARLTISAGIAIVFVTGIGIAICFSISDVLTRFVLGEKFAGASSVVNVLCLSTLFGNVAYFLGLQVLVPFGRTRRRARVMLAAGVLNVLLAVLLVPRWGAAGAATAYLVAEFTLLAVFALWIARSATLRAHFAQSTRSEGAP, from the coding sequence ATGTCGAACGTAATGCGGGCAATGACTTCGTCCGGCTCACGGCCGGGCGGGGCAGGGCTCGGCCGCAGTTTCGCCGCGATGCTTCTGTGGCAGATCGGTATGTATGTCGTCCCGCTCGCGACGTTCCCATATTTGACGCGGGTACTCGGTCCGGCACAATTCGGCGTGGTCGGCTATGTCACGGCGTTGACGGTGTACGGAACAATACTGACCGAATGGGGCTTCAATCTCAGCGGCCCGCGAGCGGTCGCGCAATTTCGCGGCGATCCGCGGCGGTTGAGCGAGCTGGTGTGGTCGATCGTCGGCGCGAAGGCGTGCCTGTGTGTTGCGTCCTGCGCGATTCTGTCCGCCGTGCTGATGGTCGACCACACGCTTGCAGCCATGTCAACGGCGATCTGGATCGGCTGGCTCGGTGTGATCGCTAACGTCTGGACGCTCAACTGGCTGTTGCAGGGCCTCGAGCGATTCTCGTCTTTTACGGCCGTTGCGCTCGCAAGCCGGTTCGTCGCACTGCCGCTGACTTTCTGGCTGGTCCGCTCGCCAGCGGACGTAGACATCGCCATTGCGATCCAGTCACTGACATCGGTGCTTGCGGCCGGCGGGTCGATGTTGATGGCGCGTCGCCTCGGATTGCTCGGTCACCGGCATTTTTCCTGGCGTGCGGTTCGTGCGCAGCTGGTCGACGGAGCGGACATGTTCGTGTCGACCGCATCGGTCAGCCTGTTCAGCGCTGCAAACACGGTAATCGTCGGCGCGCTCGGCGGACCGTATCAGGTCGGCTTGTATGCCGCTGCGGACAAGTTGAAGACCGCTGGAAACATGGTGCCCGCGCAGATCAATACGGTTCTCTACCCCCGGATTGCCGCGCTGTTTGCACGGCGGCAACCGGATGACGAGCGAGCGGCTGCCCGACTGACGATATCCGCCGGAATCGCGATCGTGTTCGTGACGGGCATCGGCATCGCGATCTGCTTTTCGATATCCGATGTGCTCACCCGGTTTGTGCTCGGTGAGAAATTCGCCGGCGCGTCGTCAGTCGTGAACGTCCTCTGCCTGTCGACGTTGTTCGGCAATGTCGCCTATTTCCTCGGGCTCCAGGTACTGGTGCCCTTCGGCCGCACACGCCGGCGCGCTCGCGTGATGCTCGCGGCGGGAGTGCTCAACGTACTGCTCGCGGTACTGCTGGTGCCGCGCTGGGGCGCGGCCGGTGCGGCCACTGCATACCTGGTGGCGGAGTTCACGTTGCTTGCGGTCTTCGCATTGTGGATCGCCCGGTCGGCGACGCTGCGCGCTCACTTTGCACAGTCAACTCGATCTGAGGGCGCGCCATGA
- a CDS encoding glycosyltransferase family 25 protein: protein MTFDIRVISLSDSPRRAAIREILGRHGVEFDFEDAFDARALDADACSAMTDAARVIARYGRPLSRGEVGCFVSHVRVWEKVVRSGRATIILEDDAMLDHALFERLLSAPGKSLSDHADIVLLGRSKLSRERAVLAYLYEPLKRARSIAGLQIGVPFKQWTSGSVGYWISVDGARKALEHTRGSVGALLDDWPWHRDHGGLRIAELRPYAVWEAFETMPSAIEAGRVALSSRRHGALEWLYKPLRVVRAVFRWLIVAALTLTASRGQLFARHG from the coding sequence ATGACATTCGATATTCGCGTGATATCGCTGTCCGATTCGCCGAGACGTGCGGCGATCCGTGAGATCTTGGGCCGTCACGGTGTCGAGTTCGACTTTGAGGACGCATTCGACGCACGAGCGCTCGACGCGGACGCGTGCTCGGCCATGACGGACGCCGCGCGGGTCATCGCACGCTATGGCCGACCGCTGAGCCGCGGCGAGGTCGGTTGCTTCGTCAGCCATGTGCGCGTATGGGAAAAAGTCGTTCGATCGGGGCGCGCGACGATCATCCTCGAGGATGATGCGATGCTCGACCACGCGCTGTTCGAACGTCTGCTTTCGGCTCCCGGCAAGTCGCTCTCCGACCATGCGGATATCGTGCTGCTGGGCCGCTCGAAGCTGTCCCGCGAGCGCGCAGTGCTCGCCTACCTTTACGAGCCGCTGAAGCGGGCGCGGTCGATCGCGGGGCTCCAGATCGGTGTGCCGTTCAAGCAATGGACGAGCGGGTCGGTCGGCTACTGGATCAGCGTCGACGGTGCGCGCAAGGCGCTCGAACATACGCGTGGTTCGGTCGGAGCCCTGCTGGACGACTGGCCGTGGCATCGCGATCACGGCGGGCTGCGCATCGCCGAGCTGCGTCCGTATGCGGTTTGGGAGGCATTCGAGACGATGCCGAGCGCGATCGAAGCCGGACGCGTCGCGCTGTCGTCGCGGCGTCACGGCGCGCTTGAATGGTTGTACAAGCCGCTGCGCGTCGTCCGTGCCGTCTTTCGCTGGCTGATCGTGGCCGCACTCACCCTTACCGCGTCGCGCGGCCAACTCTTTGCTCGCCATGGATGA
- a CDS encoding O-antigen ligase family protein: MDDSLRFSYGPRSPRSVTEPATRIAATLAWATLGIGLLLSPLGDFLSVYMTNSATSHGNDARISLLVRGVMIAGLLAFTLSGFRARMSGVRITIAAVLALCVTLGAYVLGALTDRDVIEQSVFVLKVFSFFVYPAAMALLSDRRLAQIERVAFVVLLIYGASIVMGAAMSIEMFRSYQAETHIRSGYKGIVYAQNEAAALIVVALGFAYLHALTSGWRLRSVALTTCMLAAAMLSGTKGAVVGALGMTCAFCYARFDAIKATRYVGMAVAALVSAAILAYLFIPAVNDAVELSQRYFAHQSGRIGNDKIVTLLLSGRNLKFANVWDDLQQGNFVALLTGGYPVVRYMVEIDVPDLILMLGLPLFTVYICALSGSFLRRGPRTMSRRFGRLFFIVLFAMACTAGHVLGSAVISPFLGLIAVRIRRDMHRVARERAGL; encoded by the coding sequence ATGGATGACAGCCTTCGTTTCTCGTATGGCCCGCGCTCGCCGCGCTCCGTGACCGAGCCGGCGACGCGAATCGCCGCGACGCTGGCATGGGCGACCCTCGGCATCGGACTCTTGTTGTCGCCGCTTGGCGACTTCCTGTCCGTCTACATGACGAACAGTGCGACGTCGCACGGGAACGACGCGCGCATCTCGTTGCTCGTCCGTGGCGTGATGATCGCCGGCCTTCTGGCGTTCACGCTATCTGGGTTTCGCGCAAGGATGTCCGGTGTTCGCATCACGATCGCGGCCGTGCTGGCGCTCTGCGTGACGCTCGGCGCCTACGTGCTCGGCGCGCTGACAGATCGCGATGTGATCGAGCAAAGCGTGTTCGTACTGAAGGTGTTTTCGTTCTTCGTTTATCCGGCGGCCATGGCACTGCTCAGTGATCGGCGCCTCGCGCAAATCGAACGGGTAGCGTTCGTCGTATTGCTGATTTACGGCGCATCGATCGTGATGGGCGCGGCGATGTCGATCGAGATGTTCCGTAGTTATCAAGCCGAGACGCACATTCGCTCGGGGTACAAGGGGATCGTCTATGCGCAGAACGAAGCCGCCGCGTTGATCGTCGTTGCGCTCGGATTCGCGTACCTGCATGCGTTGACAAGCGGCTGGAGACTCCGCAGCGTGGCGCTCACGACGTGCATGCTGGCCGCGGCAATGCTGTCCGGGACGAAAGGGGCGGTGGTCGGCGCGTTGGGAATGACCTGCGCGTTTTGTTATGCCCGATTCGACGCCATCAAGGCAACCCGCTATGTCGGCATGGCCGTCGCTGCGCTGGTTTCGGCTGCGATTCTCGCCTATCTGTTCATTCCTGCGGTGAATGACGCGGTGGAACTCAGTCAACGCTACTTCGCCCATCAGAGCGGACGTATCGGCAACGACAAGATCGTCACGCTCCTGCTTTCCGGTCGGAACCTCAAGTTCGCCAACGTCTGGGACGATCTCCAGCAAGGCAATTTCGTCGCATTGCTCACGGGCGGATATCCGGTCGTGCGTTACATGGTCGAGATCGACGTTCCAGACTTGATCCTGATGCTCGGATTGCCGCTTTTTACTGTCTATATCTGTGCGCTTTCGGGTTCATTCTTGCGCCGAGGGCCGCGCACCATGTCGCGCCGCTTCGGGCGCCTGTTCTTTATCGTGCTGTTTGCGATGGCTTGCACTGCCGGACACGTGCTGGGTTCCGCGGTGATCAGCCCATTTCTTGGATTGATTGCGGTCCGGATCCGGCGCGACATGCACCGGGTGGCACGTGAGAGGGCCGGTCTATGA